In the Streptomyces formicae genome, one interval contains:
- a CDS encoding MFS transporter encodes MAQRPSVKGVADVVALIDGLGKITGRAQVIWFLVFGGLFLDAYSNAALSAGLGPMTSQMELTSTQVSILTATAPALAIIFNPVGGWLATRFGRVPPLLIAKVFAIAGALLAAFAGDFTVVWLGRVLVGVAYGIDFAVAMALLAEYTPARLGGRLNLWQAVWYVATTSNLLLALVFFHLDAGADIWRWSVGSAAVVAVVLLIGQWLMLRESPAWLASKGRLDEAVVNLDRIYGLKAVAGRPDEATRAATEAPAIGFRQAGVLFKGEYLPRTVLSSVISLGQSMQYFAVGWYLPLISLTIFGESFEKATIGSMVFNAFGIAGGLLSAYFGRRLGLRLSSAAGFAGVFVALLAMGLTFERVPTAVAFLLPVLFILCHSAGPGANGKSIAALSYASDVRALGTGVTGMVGSFGSVIGLYVFPQIKDSLGLADTFLVLSVVPLLGLITCLAIKWDPTKAASPDEVAGQDRVPAGSRTGS; translated from the coding sequence ATGGCACAACGTCCGAGCGTCAAAGGCGTCGCCGACGTCGTTGCGCTCATCGATGGGCTGGGGAAGATCACCGGCCGGGCGCAGGTCATCTGGTTCCTCGTGTTCGGCGGTCTTTTCCTCGACGCCTACTCGAACGCCGCGCTGAGCGCCGGTCTGGGGCCCATGACGTCCCAGATGGAGCTCACCAGCACCCAGGTCTCGATCCTCACGGCCACCGCCCCGGCCCTGGCGATCATCTTCAATCCGGTCGGCGGCTGGCTCGCCACCCGGTTCGGCCGTGTTCCCCCGCTGCTCATCGCCAAGGTGTTCGCCATCGCGGGCGCCCTGCTCGCCGCCTTCGCCGGTGACTTCACCGTCGTCTGGCTCGGCCGGGTCCTGGTGGGTGTCGCGTACGGGATCGACTTCGCCGTCGCCATGGCGCTGCTCGCCGAGTACACGCCCGCCAGGCTGGGCGGCCGCCTCAACCTGTGGCAGGCCGTCTGGTACGTGGCGACCACCAGCAACCTCCTGCTCGCCCTGGTCTTCTTCCACCTGGACGCGGGTGCGGACATCTGGCGCTGGTCGGTCGGCTCCGCCGCGGTCGTCGCCGTCGTACTGCTCATCGGCCAGTGGCTGATGCTGCGGGAGAGCCCCGCCTGGCTGGCGAGCAAGGGGCGCCTCGACGAGGCCGTCGTCAACCTCGACCGGATCTACGGCCTCAAGGCCGTCGCCGGGCGGCCCGACGAGGCGACCCGCGCCGCCACCGAGGCGCCCGCCATCGGTTTCCGTCAGGCCGGAGTGCTCTTCAAGGGCGAGTACCTGCCGCGCACGGTGCTCTCCTCGGTCATCTCGCTCGGACAGTCGATGCAGTACTTCGCGGTCGGCTGGTACCTCCCGCTGATCAGCCTGACGATCTTCGGCGAGAGCTTCGAGAAGGCCACGATCGGCTCGATGGTCTTCAACGCCTTCGGCATCGCGGGCGGACTCCTCTCCGCCTACTTCGGCCGCCGCCTCGGACTGCGGCTCAGCTCGGCCGCCGGTTTCGCGGGGGTCTTCGTGGCGCTGCTCGCGATGGGACTGACCTTCGAGAGGGTGCCCACGGCCGTGGCGTTCCTGCTGCCCGTGCTGTTCATCCTCTGTCACTCTGCGGGCCCCGGCGCCAACGGCAAGTCCATCGCCGCGCTCTCGTACGCCAGCGACGTCCGCGCCCTCGGCACGGGCGTCACCGGGATGGTCGGCAGCTTCGGCAGTGTCATCGGGCTGTACGTGTTCCCGCAGATCAAGGACTCGCTGGGACTCGCCGACACCTTCCTTGTGCTCTCCGTCGTGCCGTTGCTCGGGCTCATCACCTGCCTGGCGATCAAGTGGGATCCGACGAAGGCCGCGTCCCCCGACGAGGTCGCGGGGCAGGACAGGGTCCCCGCCGGTTCCCGGACGGGGTCGTGA